Part of the Chitinophaga parva genome is shown below.
TGCCGTGATATTGATCGGTTTTAACATGGGCATCATTGACAGGAATGTGCTCAATGGTACCGTGATATTGATCCTCATTACCTGCCTGGTGGCTTCTTTTGTAACGGGTAGTGCCGGCCGCAAACTGGCCGTGGCAGCGGCAAACGAGCCCAGTGTGAAAAGAGAGGAACCTGAACGCATCCTGGTGCCGGTATCTAATCCGCAACGTATAGAATCACTGCTGGACTTTGCCGTGATGATCAAAGATCCTGCGGCAGCTACGCCCTTGTACCCGCTGGCAGTAGTGCAGGATGATAACAAGGCTAAAGACCAGATCCTGCATACCAGCCGCATGATGGAAAAGGCGGTGGTACATGCTGCAGCCACGGAAAGCGCGGTGCAGGTGGTAACACGGGTAGACCTCAACGTGGCCGACGGCATTGCCCGCGCCACCAAAGAACTGCTGATTACAGATGTGGTGCTGGGGTGGACGGAACGTTCTTCTACTACGGAGCGTTTCTTCGGGACCATTTTTGGTACCACGCTGGATAATATTTTGCATGAAGTGTGGGAAACCGTGTATGTATGCGCCTTCCACCAGCCGTTAAATGTGATGCAAAGACTGGTGCTGGTGCTGCCGCACAATGCCTGTTATGAAGCGGGCTTTGCGCATTACATGCAGAAGATGGTGATGCTGAGCAAGCAGGCCGGCGCCAGGATGGTGATTGCCTGCACAGCGGAAACGAAGCTACGTGTAGAAGAGTGGCTGCGCCAAACGCGAAACAGTGTGCAATTGGCTTACCGCTCTTTTGATGAAGCAGAGGACCTGCTGGTGCTGGGCAAGGAGATAGCCGATGATGACCTGCTGGTAATGGTTACCGCGCGCAAAGGCACCTTGTCCTACAGCAAATACCTGGAGAACTTACCCGGCCGCCTGGCGCGCTATTTCAAGAACAACAATATGATCCTGCTGTACCCCGAGCAGGCCGCGCTGGACTATAACGAACCGGGCCTGCGGCCGGAAGACCTGACGCTGGAGCCCATCCAGGAACAACTGGCCAATCTGAGCCGCCTGGGACGTGCGTTGCGCAGGATCTTTAAACGCAAGGCTAAGGCCTGATTTTGTATGCTAAAAATTACTATCTTCATCGCCCGTTTTGCAAGTTCTTTAAAGTTCCTGGTAAGCTGCAAGCCTTGGGGCTGGCGGGTTTGAGGTAAAAGCTTTTCAAAATTTGAAAAAATATTTGGCAGAATAAAAATACTTTCTACCTTTGCAATCCCATCGAACGAAAAGCGCCGGTGGTCAATGAAAAAGAGGGGAGTTTAGCTCAGTTGGTTCAGAGCATCTGCCTTACAAGCAGAGGGTCGGCGGTTCGACCCCGTCAACTCCCACAACACACACTTTACGCTGCAAAGCGGGACAAGTGAAACGACTTTCAGGAAAGGGAGTTTAGCTCAGTTGGTTCAGAGCATCTGCCTTACAAGCAGAGGGTCGGCGGTTCGACCCCGTCAACTCCCACAGAAGCCTCGGTAGAAATGCCGGGGCTTTATTGTTTTCTTCACCCGGCTCATAGCGGTAGGGAAGCAACCGTATCCTTCCGTGTCTGTGCCCCGCCCCGGCACATGATGGATCAAGTCGAAATCTTGGGGGATTAGTCGGAAAGATGTTGTTTTGTGACATAAACGAAGATTTTGGAAGAGACTTACCGCCAGTTAATTGAATTGCTGTTGCCCGCAGGGCTGTTGGAATATTTTGAATTAACCAATACCACAAAGGATTCTAAGGGAATTAACATATTCCTGGAAGAGAAAAATATAGTCCCGGAAGAATATAGGGATCAGACGTTACACTCTAAAGGTTTTCTACCCGAAATACAAGTGCAGGATTTTCCTATCCGCGGTCAAAAGGTGGCGCTATGTATCAAGCGGCGGCGTTGGGAGGTAGTAGGCAGTGGCCAGATTATTACCAGAAACTGGACCCTTGTTAGAGCAGGTGCGCGGATGACTACGGAGTTCGGGCTTTTTTTAAAAGGAATATTTGGATAATCATCCCATTAATCCCGTGCAACTAGGCCATTTCTTTCAGGTTGATGGCAAACAATTGCAGCAGCAATACAAAAATTACCTCAGTGACTACCAGCAATGGGGGCAGAAAGAACATGCTGCCCAATGGATGTTGTTTGAAAAAAACATCAGCCCTTATTTAAGTATAGACGAAACCGCCTTTTCCAGCGGCGAGTTATATACTATCGTGACCAACAAAGCGGCAAAAGGTCGCAAAGGCTCCATAGTAGCCATGATAAGGGGAACACAGGCCGACTACTTAATTGAGATCTTAAAGAAAATCCCCAGGCGTCTGCGCGCCAAGGTCACCGAAGTTACCATCGATATGTCTGCCAGTTTGAATCTGGCAATAAAGCGCTGCTTCCCTAATGCAGACCGGGTAATTGACCGGTTTCATGTACAACAACTGGCTTTTGACGCCGTTCAGGAAACACGGATACAATATAGATGGGAAGCGTTGGAAGCAGAAAATACAGCATACGAACAGGCAAAAACGCTTAAGCAGGCTTATCAACCGGAAATCCTGCCCAATGGGGATACCGTTAAGCAACTATTGGCCCGAAGTCGGTATTTATTGTTTAAACACCCTCGCTTATGGAGCAGGGAGCAGCAACTGCGCGCTGAATTGCTCTTTACACGGTATCCGGTAATACAGAAGGCTTATCGGTTATCAATCGGGCTGGGGGACGTATACAGGAAATGTACGAGCAAGGAACAGGCTTTTAAGCGCTTGGCTTTATGGTACAATGATGTGGAATCGTCGGAGCTGTCATCCTTTAAAACCCTTGCCAGGACTGTGCAAACTCATTATCCAGGCATATTAAACTTTTTCAATAACAGGGCCACTAATGCTGCCGCAGAGTCATTCAATGCGAAGGTGAAATCTTTTAGGAATGCGTTGAGGGGCGTTCGGGACGTGGAGTTTTTCCTTTTTAGATTAGCCAAACTATATGCGTGAGTCAATCCCCCAGGTTTTCAACTTGACCCCACATGATCCTATCGCAGTTCCCACTCCACGATTTCATTCTTCCAGTCTTCCCGGAAGTTAGTGGTCACCTTAATGTAGTTATCCGTATAGCCATCCATGTAACCATCGCGGTTAAAGATCTCAAACAGCACGGGGCGTTTCTGCCCTACATGCTGCTCGTTGAAGAATTGCTGTTTTTTATGACTCAGGTTGCGCAACATTTTATTGCGCTCATTGCGTACGTGCACGGGCACTACGGGTTGTATGTCCAATGCAGTGGTGTTAGCGCGTTCTGAGTAGGTGAATACGTGCAGGTAGCTTACATCCAGGCCGTGCAGGAAATCGTAGGTTTCCTGGAAGTGTGCATCTGTTTCTGCGGGGAAGCCCACGATCACATCCACCCCGATGGCGCAATGCGGCATTTTTTCTTTAATGCGTTTTACTTTTTCCGCGTACAGCTCGCGGCGGTACCGGCGGCGCATGAGGCCCAGGATATCATTGCTGCCACTTTGCAAAGGAATGTGGAAGTGGGGCATGAATTTACGGCTGGTGCTCACAAAGTCAATGATCTCATCGCTGAGCAGGTTAGGTTCAATGGAAGAAATGCGGTAACGGTCTATGCCTTCCAGTGCATCCAGTGCCTGGATGAGCTCAAAGAAAGTTTCTTCGCGTTTTTTGCCGCCTTCAAAGCCTTTCCCGAAATCGCCCAGGTTCACACCGGTGAGCACGATCTCGCGCACGCCATTGGCGGCCAGTTCTTGGGCTTGCGCTACCACGTTCTCCACGCTGTTGCTGCGGCTTTTGCCGCGGGCCATGGGAATGGTGCAGAAAGCACAGGTATAATCGCAACCATCCTGCACTTTCAGGAAGGTGCGGGTACGGTCGGCTACGGAGTAGGAGGAGTGGAAGGTGTTTACGTCTTCGATATCACAGGAGCAGATCCTGGCGCTGTCACCTTTGGTCAGCTCTTTCAGGTGTTGTACAATGTTGAATTTTTCCGCGGCGCCCAGCACCAGGTCTACGCCTTCAATGCTGGCAATTTCCTCCGGTTTCAGCTGCGCGTAGCAGCCGGTGATCACCACCATACTTTCCGGCGCGCGGCGCTGGATGCGGCGTACCAGGTGGCGGCATTCTTTGTCCGCGTTGTCGGTCACGGAGCAGGTATTGATAACATACACGTCTGCGGCGGACTCAAAGTCCGTTTTGATGAAGCCGTCATTTTCCAGTAACCTGCTGATGGTAGAGGTTTCGGAAAAGTTGAGCTTACAACCCAGGGTATGAAATGCTACTGTTTTGGCCGTTGTCATAAGGGCGCAAAGTTACGGATTTTGCCCGCTCCCAGCGGCAATGAAAAGGCACTGGTTAAAAATGACAATTTCATCATATTTATTACAAATAATAAATTTCTACATTTGTTGCCTTTCAAACCTGACCATATGAAGCACTACGCGCTCAGCGCTAAGCAGTTACCTACTGTTTTATTCTTTATTGCCAGCCTGTTTTTCATTGCCGCCTGCCAGCAAACCACGCATCCGGGGCAGGATTCCGACTTCAAAAAGCGCATTAATCCCGCCAGCGCGGACGGGCTGGACCGCCACGCCCACCTGGTGTATACCCGGCATGCCCGCTGCCGCATGGGCTGCCGCCACATTACCGAAGAAGAAGTGGAGGAGATCCTGGAATACGGGGAAGTGAATCCCAAGAAATCTGACCCGAATGATAAACCTTGTCCTTCGTTTGCACTGGAAGGCCACACACACGAAGGGCAGCACCTGCGCATCGTGTTTGCACCCTGTGACCGTGATACCAAGGTGGTGACGTGCATAGACCTGGATGCGGAGTGGAGCTGTGCGTGTGACTGACGGGGAGAGAAGAGGGAACTCGCAATTTTGTCGTAATTTTCAGCCCCGGATCGCCCTTTTTGAAAGACATCCGGGCTAACAAATATTCCAAGGGCCTGCCGGAGCAGGTTTCAACTTAATCCTGATGATGCGTTTTTTATCGAAAGTTATCCGTGTGCTGTATGTGATCTGGGCCAGCTGCTGGTTTATTGGAATCATGTTGCTGATCCTGCCCTTTATCGTGCTGGCCTCTTTCCTGGGGCGCATTACCGGTGGCAATGTGATCTATTATTTCCTGTGGTTCTGGTCCCGCACGTGGTTCCCGCTGGTGGGTATGTTTGTGAAGAAAACCTACGTGGGCGACCATAGCGATAAGTCTTCGATGATGTACGCGGTAAACCATACTTCCTACCTGGATGCCGCATTGGCCGTAGGCCAGGTAAGATTACCTTTCCGCCCGCTGGGTAAAATTGAAATGCAGAAGATCCCCCTGTTCGGGTTCATTTATAAACACGCCGTGGTAACGGTGGACCGTTCTTCCGCGCGCGACCGTGTGCTGAGCGTGCGCAAGATGATAGATACCCTGAAGCAGGGTGTGTCTATCCTCATTTTCCCGGAAGGCAGTACCAATACTACCGGGCAGCCGCTGATGCCTTTTCACAATGGGGCGTTCAAAATTGCCATTGAAACACAAACCGATATTAAACCCATTCTTTTCCTGGACAACATAGACCGTTTCCCCGAAGGGAAAGGCCTGCTGGCCCTGAACCCTGGCCGGGTGCGCATTGTATACCTGCCGGCCATTTCCGTGAAAGGCCTCACGATAGCAGACCAGAACACCCTGAAGCAGCAGGTCTATGATGTAATGGAAGCGGCCCTGCGCCAGTACCGCACTTACCCGGAAATCCCCGTACAGGCTTGATGTTTGCAGATGTCATATTACCACTAGCACTACCCAGGATCTATACTTACAGCATTCCACCCAGGATGGAAGGGCAGTTGCAACCCGGCAGCCGCGTGGCGGTACAGCTGGGCAAGCAAAAGAAGTATGCCGGCATTATCCGCGCTGTGCATGCACAGGCGCCCGAGTACAAGACCAAACCTGTACTGGACCTGCTGGATAAAGATCCTGTCGTATATCCCACACAGTTAGCCTTCTGGGCCTGGCTGGCGGAGTATTACATGTGCACGGAAGGAGAGGTGCTCAATGCCGCCCTGCCCGCACACCTGAAACTTTCCAGTGAATCTGTGCTGCTGCTCAATGAAGCCTATGGAGAAGATTTCTCCGACCTGAATGATGATGAATATTTGATTGCCGAAGCCCTTCAGCTCCGCAAGGAGCTGCGCATTGGCGAGGTGCAGCTCATCTTGGACAAGAGCGATGTGTACAGCGTGATCAAAAAGCTCATCGAAAAAAAGGTGTGCCTGATCTACGAGGAGCTGCGCGAAGTATACAAAGAGAAGAAGGAAAACTACGTGGTGCTGCAGGAGCAGTATAGCGGGGATGCAGCGCTGTCTGCCCTCTTTAACGAGATGGGCCGCGCGCCCAAGCAGATGGAATTGCTCCTGGCTTATTTGCACCTGCTGAAAACACAGGGCAATGTGCTGCAAAGTGAACTGCTCAAAAAAGCCGGCGCCAGTGCCGCCCAGCTGAAAGGCCTGGTGGAGAAAGGTGTGGTGCGGGTAGAGCAGCGCACGGTAGACCGTGTGCCCATGGGCAGGCAGGAAATGCAGCTGGACGTGGAACTAAGCCCTGCCCAGCAAAAGGCCTGGGAAGAGCTGCAGCAACAAACGGAGCAAAAGGCCGTGACACTGCTGCATGGCGTTACTTCCAGCGGTAAGACCCAGCTCTATGTACGCATGATCGAAAGGTACCTGCAGCAGGCACGCCAGGTGCTATACCTGTTGCCTGAAATTGCACTCACCGCGCAGATCATCCGCCGCCTGCAAAAACACTTCGGGGGCAAGATCGGCATTTACCATTCTAAATTCAGCAATAACGAAAGGGTAGAGATCTGGAACAAGGTGAAGTCCGGCGAGATCCAACTCGTAGTGGGCGCGCGTTCCAGCCTGCTGCTTCCTTTCCGCGACCTGGGCCTGGTGATCCTGGATGAAGAGCATGACAGCTCCTACAAACAACAGGACCCTGCGCCCCGCTATCATGCCCGCGATGCGGCCATCTATTACGCCAGCCTGTTCAAAGCCAAGGTGGTGCTGGGCTCTGCCACGCCTTCCCTGGAGTCTTATTTCAATGCGCAGCAGGGCAAGTTTGGCCTGGTGACGTTGAATGAGCGCTTTGGCGGCATGCAAATGCCGGAGATTGAGATCGTGGATATGAAGAAAGAGATGGCGGAAAAAACGGTGGACGGGAATTTTTCGGCTGTGCTGAAAACGGCCATCAGCAAGACTTTGGAAGAAAAGAAACAGGTGATCCTCTTCCAGAACCGCCGTGGCTATGCACCGTTCTTACTCTGCACCACCTGCGGCTGGATACCGGACTGCAAGCAATGTGATGTATCGCTAACGTGGCATAAGCACCGGGACAAGTTGCATTGCCACTATTGCGGCACGCAGTATCCCTATATTTATACCTGCGCTGCCTGTGGCAGCCAGACCCTGGTGCCCAAAAGTTTTGGTACGGAAAAAATAGAAGATGACCTGATCCGGGTATTTCCCGATGCCCGCATAGCCCGCATGGACATGGACTCTGTGCGCAACAAGGACAGTCATAATAAAATGATCCAGCAACTGGAAAAGCAGGAAATAGACCTGCTGGTGGGCACGCAGATGGTGGTGAAAGGGCTGGATTTTGAGCACGTGAACTTAGTGGGGGTATTGAGTGCAGACAGTCTCCTGAGCTATCCTGATTTCCGGGTGAATGAACGCGCGTTCCAGTTGATGGAGCAGGTGAGCGGGCGCGCGGGGCGCAAGCATGAGAAAGGCAAAGTGCTTATCCAGGCCAGCAACACCCAGCATCCTATTTTGCAGTATGTGATAGCGCATGATTACCGCGCCATGTACGATACGGAACTGGCCGAGCGCCAGCATTTCGGCTACCCGCCTTATTTCCGTTTACTTCGCATTACCCTGAAACATAAAGACCAGAAAGTGGTAGAGCAGGCCGCGCAGCTGCTGGCCGGCTGGATCCAGCCTATGGGCGTGCATCTGGTAGGCCCTGCCGCCCCGCTGGTGGGGCGGGTGCGCAATTATTACCTGCAGGAAATGTTGCTGAAATTACCACGGGAGGCCAGGGTGCTGGCAGACATTAAACTGCGGCTGAAGGACTTGTTTGTCCAGCTCACGGTGGAAAAGCGCTTCCGGTCTGTGTTCATTGTGCCGGACGTGGATTGTATTTAGCCTTAAGCCTTCCCCAGTTTTTCAATGGCATCCGATTCGTACACATGAATACCCGGCGCTGCTTTCTGTGCCACCCGTACCATGGCCCTGGCAATGGTGCTGGCTTTGATGCCCCGGTACTTCCTGGCGCGGCCCCAGAAAAAGAGGCTTACTACCGGCCACACTGCCTGGAAGATCTTTTCCATCACGCGGCGCTCCCCGCGCTGGCCCATAATGAGGGAAGGACGGAATACCTGTACACTGGCCAGGCCTGCATCCTGTACGGCCCTTTCCACCTCGCCCTTGAGGCGCTGGTAAAAGGAGGCCCGGCCTATGCCCGCACCAATGGAGGAAATGAGCAGGTACTGGTGCACCCCGTTTGCCACGCCAAAGCGGGCGGCCTTTACGGGAATATCAAAGTCGATGGAGCGGTACACCGCCTGGGTCTTTGCCTTGGCCATGGTGGTGCCTATGCAGCAGAAGATCACATCGCCCTGGATGGCCTGCCGGAAAGCCGCATCGTTATTGAAGTCCACCACCACGGTTTCCAGCTTGGGATGTTGCGGGCCTAACGGCTTGCGTACCAATGCGCGCACGTGGGTACAGGCCGCGGTATCGCAGAGCTGGAGGAGCAATTGGTGCCCGGTAAGGCCGGAGCCACCTAATACAATTGCAGTGAATGGCATATCTTAGCTATTGAACGAGGCTACAAATTAATTCTATTTACAGTTATTTATGCAGGTGTCAACAAACGTTTCCTTATTACCCTATAACACTTTCGGTATTCATACAACGGCCCGCTATTTTGGTACGTTCGCCCACCTGGACCAGCTGCAGGAACTGCTGCAATGGCCAGGGGCAGAGGGCCAGCCCCGGCTTATCCTGGGCGGCGGCAGCAACATCCTGCTTACCCGGCCTTTTGATGGGATAGTGCTGAAAAACGAGCTGAAAGGCATCAGCGTTGTAAAAGAGGACGATGAATTTGTATATGTGAAAGCCGGCGCCGGTGAAAACTGGCACAGCTTTGTGCAACATACCATTTCCATGGGCGTGGGTGGATTGGAAAACCTGTCCCTCATCCCGGGCAACGTAGGCGCCAGCCCTATGCAGAACATTGGTGCTTATGGGGTGGAGATCAAAGATGTATTTGAATCGCTGGAAGCCTGGCATATTGAAGACAAATTCCTGGTAAGCTTTGATGCAAAGGCCTGCCAGTTCGGCTACCGCGAGAGCGCCTTCAAACGCCAGTTCAAAGACAAATTTGTGATCCTCTCCGTGACCTACCGGCTGCGTAAAAAGCCGGTGTTCCATACCACGTATGGCGCCATCAGTGCGGAACTGGAGCACATGGGCATAAAAGACCTGTCTATTGAGGCCATCAGCCAGGCGGTGATCAATATCCGCTCTTCCAAGCTTCCTGATCCTAAAAAGGTAGGGAATGCAGGTAGCTTCTTTAAGAACCCCACGGTGAGTGAATCGCAATACCGTGTGTTGAAGAGCACTTTCCCGGAAATAGTGGCTTATCCGCTGGAACACGGTGAATTTAAACTGGCGGCCGGCTGGCTTATTGAACAATGTGGCTGGAAAGGCTACCGCGAGGGCGACGCCGGTGTGCACGAAAAACAAGCCCTGGTGCTGGTAAATTACGGCGACGCCACCGGCGATGAGCTGTTCCGCCTTTCTTCCAAGATCATGCAAAGCGTGCAAACGAAGTTTGGTGTAACACTGGAGCGGGAAGTGAATATCATTTAAGGGCTAGTCTTTCGCCCTGTCCTTCATAATTTTTGCCACGATCTTATCGGCGTGCTCCCGGGAATTTTCGATGAACCATACATGGGTATCGAGGCCGCCGCACACTACGCCTGCCAGGTAGAGGTGGGGCAGGTTTGTTTCCATGGTTTCCGGGTTGTAGGTGGGGCATTGATTGGCGGTGGGCGCTATTTCAATGCCGGTTTCCGCCAGGAAAGGCAGGTCCGGGCGGTAGCCTGTCATAGCCAGCACGTAGTCGTTAGGGATGGTCACTAGGCCGTCCGGTGTCTGGATGTCTACACTGTGGGCGTGGATGGCGGTGAGGTGCGAATTGTAATACACCTTGATGCTGCCTTCCTTGATGCGGTTCTCCATGTCCGGGCGTACCCAGTATTTTACCCGCTTGCCTATTTCGTTCCCGCGGATCACCATGGTTACGTTGGCACCTTTGCGGAAGGTCTCCAAAGCCGCGTCCACACTGGAGTTATTGGCCCCTACCACCACCACGTTCTGCATGGTGTAGTAGTGTGGGTCTTTATAGTAATGGGTCACTTTGGGCAGGTCTTCACCGGGAATGTCCAGGCGGTTCTCTATGTCAAAGAAACCCGTAGCTATCACCACGTCGGCGGCGTTGTAAGTTGCTTTGCCTGTTTTTACCGTATAGCCATTACCGTTAGGCAGTACTTTTTCCACCGTTTCAAAGAGGTGTACATTCAGCTGGTGGGAGTTGGCCACGCGGCGGTAATATTCCATGGCCTCCAGCCGGGTGGGGCGGCGGTTGATGGATACAAAGGGGATACCGCCTATTTCCAGTCTTTCCGAGGTGGAAAAGAAGGTCATGTGCACGGGATAATTATAGAGGGAGTTTACCAGGGTGCCTTTTTCTATCACCACGTAACGGAGGCCGGCTTTCTGGGCTGCCAGGGCAGTGGCCAGGCCTATTGGGCCGCCGCCAATGATAAGCAGGTCGTAAGTGCTGGTTGCGGAAGTTGATTGATCCATAGCTGAAAAGTCCTTATGCCGGGCGGTTGTTGAGAACCGATTCTATCCGGTTGATCTGATGTAAATGTCGTTCTGTGTGCGCTACCAGGTAGTGCAGCCATTCCAGGCCGGTAAGGAAGCCGAAGTGGGGGTGCTCGTAGCCGGCAAATTCCTGGTGGATGTCTTTGTTTGCCAGGGCCTGTTTAATGGCCTCGCGGTTGGCCCGGAAGTCTGTTGCAAATTTACGCACATCCGCGTAAGTAACCGCGCTGTTTTCCGGGGCGCGGTATTGGGTGCGGGTCTGCAGGTCCAGGAACACGCTTTCCAGCTGGGGTAGTTTGGCGTCCGGTTCGCGGCCGTCCAGGGGCCGTGTTTCGCCCTGCAGGGCACGGCACACCGTTTCCTCTATCATCAGCATGTGCGCTGCCACTTCCATGATGCTCCAGGCGGTCTTCTCATTCCTGGCATGCAGTTTCCTGTCGGGGATCGTATCGAGGATGTCGAGAAAGAGGGTCGTATTGGTATCGAGGTCTTGCAGCAGCCGGTTTTTTTCTACGTCCATGACCTTGGTTTTTTGATAAGGTTACAGGTGCTCACCGGCCAGGCATCAACTCTGCCACGGCAATCCGCGAGTACTCAAAACCTTTCATGGCCGCTGCTTTTTGTTTGCCAAAATAGGCATAACGGTAGTCATCTGCTCCCCCGTCATACAGGAGATGGAAATTGCGGTCTTCCAGATAGGTCTCAAACTCGCCGGGCAGTATGCCAAAGGTCCATTCCTCCTGGTCCCTGGCCAGCTTGCGGAACAACTTTCTGGTGCCAATAAACATGCCATTGTTCTCCTTTGTAATCACCCGTTTATCTACGTATGTAAATACCACGCGTGTGCCCGGCGGAAAGCCCTGGATGTAGTGCAGCACATCATCCACGGCGGCATCCGTGATATAATTGGTAACTGCTTCCAGTACAAACAGGGTTTTGTAATGCGCGCGTTGCAGCAGGGCAGGGGCAATGGCGGCCAGGCGCTCCTGGTTAAAGTCTGCCGCTACATAATCTACCGGTTTTAGTGGCATGCGGCTGTCCTGCTCATAAAAGCGGGCCAGCTGTAGTTGTTTGAATTGCTGGGTTTC
Proteins encoded:
- a CDS encoding YpdA family putative bacillithiol disulfide reductase, which produces MDQSTSATSTYDLLIIGGGPIGLATALAAQKAGLRYVVIEKGTLVNSLYNYPVHMTFFSTSERLEIGGIPFVSINRRPTRLEAMEYYRRVANSHQLNVHLFETVEKVLPNGNGYTVKTGKATYNAADVVIATGFFDIENRLDIPGEDLPKVTHYYKDPHYYTMQNVVVVGANNSSVDAALETFRKGANVTMVIRGNEIGKRVKYWVRPDMENRIKEGSIKVYYNSHLTAIHAHSVDIQTPDGLVTIPNDYVLAMTGYRPDLPFLAETGIEIAPTANQCPTYNPETMETNLPHLYLAGVVCGGLDTHVWFIENSREHADKIVAKIMKDRAKD
- a CDS encoding DinB family protein yields the protein MDVEKNRLLQDLDTNTTLFLDILDTIPDRKLHARNEKTAWSIMEVAAHMLMIEETVCRALQGETRPLDGREPDAKLPQLESVFLDLQTRTQYRAPENSAVTYADVRKFATDFRANREAIKQALANKDIHQEFAGYEHPHFGFLTGLEWLHYLVAHTERHLHQINRIESVLNNRPA
- a CDS encoding class I SAM-dependent methyltransferase — protein: MALVKASKTAAYMALFRAIESAQGPGRRLFNDPFAPCFLDGWLKLGSHFARHAWSRRLVQWYIETRWPGALTANVARTRFIDDTIAEAAKSGINQVILLGAGYDCRAHRLLMPTVQFVEVDHPETQQFKQLQLARFYEQDSRMPLKPVDYVAADFNQERLAAIAPALLQRAHYKTLFVLEAVTNYITDAAVDDVLHYIQGFPPGTRVVFTYVDKRVITKENNGMFIGTRKLFRKLARDQEEWTFGILPGEFETYLEDRNFHLLYDGGADDYRYAYFGKQKAAAMKGFEYSRIAVAELMPGR